In the genome of Candidatus Hydrogenedentota bacterium, one region contains:
- a CDS encoding acyl-phosphate glycerol 3-phosphate acyltransferase, protein KGVATSAGVVIALAPGAALVAGIVFLVAFLITRMVSVGSVSASAALAVSVFVFDLPTPTRFFTAFVALLIIVRHQSNLRRIWRGEEPKLSFASKNKADG, encoded by the coding sequence AAAGGCGTGGCGACCAGTGCCGGTGTAGTTATTGCCCTAGCACCCGGCGCCGCCTTAGTCGCGGGCATCGTGTTTCTCGTTGCATTTTTAATCACGCGCATGGTGAGTGTCGGTTCCGTGAGTGCTTCTGCCGCTTTGGCAGTGTCCGTTTTCGTCTTTGATCTGCCTACGCCCACCCGGTTCTTCACCGCCTTTGTTGCCTTGTTGATCATCGTTCGCCACCAATCCAATTTGCGGCGTATTTGGCGCGGTGAAGAGCCCAAGCTGTCTTTCGCCTCAAAAAACAAAGCTGATGGATAA
- a CDS encoding DUF2723 domain-containing protein: protein MDKDLSNKAEGESGVPGSQTEDRFFQPSHWLIVLSVAILSFTLYFVTLAPTITGEDSGEFVTAAALPGIPHPPGYPLYCMVGHLFSKLPWGETAWRVNLMSAVFASLAVALLALTIIALTRSKEAAFFAALAFACSRDFWGQAVIAEVYTMNLFFVALCFLLLLLWSEGQGKGTLYAFAFFLGLGTSLHNTFLLLIPPCSLFVLSYQWTERDREQRFFQQYWKTWGGCALLAACALSVYLYLPLRSRANPFLDWGNPETLSNFLRHLRRTQYDFMFSQYPRSLGRFLNQLLTYGRFGLLQFGLLPAVIAVVGMGLLLRRRLRYAVLLLSSGLLVICGFCFWQNFEQTREWLWVMRVFGIPAYYSSAIALGAALAFLAHKKRFKFVTLLLGLFCIALPLYLNYRLNDKSGYYWAQDYGENLLYTMEEDAIFISDSDHASFSILYLQAVCGLRPDVINLRKYGYLEGDIFEALPDALRDQVGEFPARRHEPELIVWLAEYTQRPLYLSKPIKLPAEKGLRFMPFGLVFRLLRPGEEAAHREYAPEYHWRNDWEKDRRGDYTADTILYELEMAKAQECFLKGRDKAGDDPEQEGFYRGALQYVEAALKAYGRDPVVLNNAGILCARYKLFVQAAAYFEEALQALPHSQSIQQNLDKAQARLTTEKPVSPV, encoded by the coding sequence ATGGATAAAGATCTTTCGAATAAAGCCGAAGGTGAATCAGGCGTGCCGGGTTCACAGACAGAGGATCGCTTTTTCCAACCGAGCCATTGGCTTATAGTGCTTTCTGTAGCGATCCTCTCCTTTACTTTATATTTCGTTACCCTCGCGCCTACGATCACCGGAGAGGACAGCGGCGAATTTGTCACGGCTGCGGCTCTACCGGGCATTCCCCATCCACCGGGCTATCCTTTGTATTGTATGGTGGGACATCTCTTCAGTAAATTGCCTTGGGGCGAAACTGCTTGGCGTGTGAATCTCATGTCCGCCGTCTTCGCATCGCTTGCTGTGGCGTTGCTCGCACTGACGATCATCGCGCTGACCCGAAGCAAGGAGGCGGCATTCTTTGCCGCCCTTGCCTTTGCTTGTTCACGAGATTTTTGGGGGCAGGCAGTGATAGCGGAAGTGTACACCATGAATCTTTTTTTTGTGGCACTCTGTTTCCTATTGCTGCTGTTGTGGTCAGAGGGACAGGGGAAGGGAACGCTCTATGCCTTTGCTTTTTTCCTGGGATTGGGCACCAGTCTGCACAACACCTTCCTGTTATTGATCCCGCCCTGTAGCCTCTTTGTTCTGTCCTATCAATGGACCGAGAGGGATCGAGAACAGCGTTTTTTTCAACAGTATTGGAAGACCTGGGGGGGCTGTGCTCTTCTTGCCGCCTGCGCATTGAGTGTCTATCTTTATCTGCCGCTGCGGTCACGGGCAAATCCCTTCTTGGACTGGGGCAATCCCGAAACGCTCAGCAATTTCCTTCGCCATCTCCGGCGCACACAATACGATTTTATGTTTTCCCAGTATCCGCGCAGTCTTGGGCGTTTTCTGAATCAGCTCCTCACCTACGGACGCTTTGGGCTGCTGCAATTTGGCTTACTCCCTGCCGTTATTGCTGTAGTAGGCATGGGGCTGCTCTTGCGCCGTCGTCTTCGCTACGCCGTGCTTTTGTTGAGCTCCGGTCTCTTGGTGATCTGCGGATTTTGTTTTTGGCAGAATTTTGAGCAGACCCGTGAGTGGCTCTGGGTCATGCGTGTTTTCGGTATTCCCGCCTATTACTCGAGCGCTATTGCATTGGGAGCTGCTCTCGCCTTTCTCGCACACAAAAAACGATTCAAATTCGTCACACTTCTTTTAGGTCTCTTTTGCATTGCCCTGCCCTTATACCTCAACTACAGGTTGAATGATAAATCAGGATATTATTGGGCACAAGATTACGGGGAAAATCTTCTTTACACAATGGAAGAAGACGCAATTTTTATTTCTGATTCTGATCACGCCAGTTTCAGTATCCTGTATTTGCAAGCAGTCTGTGGGCTGCGCCCTGACGTGATCAATTTGCGAAAGTACGGCTATTTGGAAGGCGATATCTTTGAAGCCTTACCCGATGCGCTTCGGGATCAGGTCGGTGAATTTCCCGCACGACGCCATGAGCCTGAACTTATTGTGTGGTTGGCGGAATATACGCAGCGCCCCCTATACCTGTCGAAACCAATCAAGCTTCCTGCAGAAAAGGGTTTGCGCTTTATGCCCTTCGGGCTTGTATTCCGACTGTTGAGACCGGGAGAGGAGGCGGCTCATCGGGAGTATGCGCCCGAATACCACTGGCGGAACGACTGGGAGAAAGACAGACGGGGCGACTATACGGCAGACACGATCCTTTATGAACTGGAGATGGCGAAGGCGCAGGAGTGCTTCCTAAAAGGGCGGGACAAGGCAGGAGATGACCCTGAGCAGGAGGGCTTTTATCGAGGCGCTTTGCAATATGTTGAAGCTGCCTTGAAAGCCTATGGACGGGATCCCGTCGTATTGAATAATGCCGGTATCCTCTGTGCCCGGTATAAGCTCTTTGTGCAAGCGGCCGCTTATTTTGAAGAGGCGTTGCAGGCCTTACCCCATTCCCAAAGCATTCAACAGAATCTTGACAAGGCTCAAGCAAGATTAACGACTGAAAAACCAGTCTCTCCAGTGTAA